In Acuticoccus sediminis, the sequence AACATCACCGAGATCTCGCAGCTCTCCGACCCGGAGATCGCCAAGCTGTTCGACAACGACGGCGACGGCAAGGCCGACCTCACCGGCTGCACCCCGGGCTGGGGCTGCGAGAAGGTGATCGAGCATCAGCTCGACGCGTTCGACCTGCGCGACACGGTCACCCACAACCAGGGATCCTACTCGGCCATCATCGCCGACACGATCACGCGCTACGAGAACGGCGAGCCGATCCTCTACTACACGTGGACCCCGTACTGGGTCTCCGGCGTGCTGGTCCCGGGCGAGGACGTCGTCTGGCTGCAGGTGCCGTTCTCCTCGCTCCCGGGCGAGCGGGCCGACGTCGACACCGCCCTTCCGGACGGCTCGAACTACGGCTTCCAGGCGAACGACCAGCGCATCGTCGCGAACCGCGAGTTCGCGGAGGCGAACCCGTCCGCGGCCAAGCTCTTCTCCATCATGAAGCTCTCGGCCAACGACATCTCGGCCGAGAACCTTCTGATGCGCGACGGCCAGGATTCGGAGGCGGACATCGAGCGCCACGCCGACGCCTGGATCAAGGGCCACCAGGAGCAGTGGAACGGCTGGCTCGAGGAGGCCCGCGCCGCCTCGGCCGACTGAGGCAGGCCCCTTCCCGCCCCTCGCGGGAGGTCCGGCGAACACGCATCCAAGGCGTCGGCCCCCGGGCCGGCGCCTTTCTTCATGGCCCCTCCCGGCGACACGACGCCCGTGCGGCAACACCGGCACGGCCCAGCCTGTTCCTCGGACCCAGCCGTCGCTGAAGCGCGGCAGGACGGAGCGCGAGGGCTTCATTCAGCGATGGCTGGGTCCGGGGGACAGGCGACCCCCGTTCCCCGGTGAAGCCCGAGCCCTTCGGGGCCCGGCGTCAGCCCGCCATCGCGAGGGCGCGGACGACGACCTTCTTCATGACCGTCGGCAGGCCCGCGTCGTCGGGGAGCGCCCACCACGCGCCGGCCGGGGTCGGTGCGTCGGCGGGGACGGCGGCGCTGTAGACGTCGACGGTGAGCTCGGCATGGGTGAAGCCGTGCGTGATGCTGCCGACGCCCGCCCAGCCGCCGTCGAACGGGGCGTGCTCGAGGGGCACGGCGACAGGCCCGCCCCAGGCGGAGCCGAACACCTCCGCCATGCCGCCCAGCAGCCCCCTGGCGGGCCGGCGGCGCAGCAGGATGGCTCCGTCCGGGCGGACGGCAACGAACGCCACGCCGTGCCACACCGAGCGGGCGCGTCTGGGCGCCTTGACGGGATAGTCGAGCATGTCGCCGGCGGCGGAGGCCGCGCAGCCCTCGCGCAGCGGGCAGATGCCGCAGGCGGGCGACTTCGGGGTGCAGATGGTGGCGCCGAGGTCCATCATCGCCTGGGCGAAGTCGCCGGGACGGTCCGCCGGCAGCATCGCCGCGACGATCGCCTCGACCTCGCGCCGGACCGTCTTCGGCGGCCGGGCGAGACGTGTGAGGCGGGCGACGACGCGCTCGACGTTGCCGTCGACCACGGGCGCCGGCTCGCCGAAGGCGATCGCGGCGATGGCGGCCGACGTGTAGTCGCCGACGCCGGGGAGCCCGGCGAGGCCCTCGCGGCTGACCGGAAAGCCGGTCGCCGCGACGACACGGGCGCAGGCGACGAGGTTGCGGGCGCGGGCGTAGTAGCCGAGGCCGGCCCACGCCGCCATGACGTCCCCATCGTCCGCCGCGGCAAGGTCGGCGATGGTCGGCCAGCGGGTCAGGAACGTCTCGTAGTAGGACTTCACCGCGGCGACGGTGGTCTGCTGGAGCATGATCTCCGAGAGCCACACGCGGTACGGATCGGCCGTCTCGCCGGGCTCGGCCCGCCAGGGCAGGCTCCGGCGGTGCCGGTCGTACCAGGCGAGGAGCGCACGCCCCGCCGCGCGGTCGGGCGCCGGAAGCGCCCTGAGGGCCGGCCGTCCCGACCCCGCTGCGGGCGCCGCGGCGCCATGCTCCGGTCCGTCTCCGTCGTCTGTGGCGGCGAAGAGGCTCGAGACGACGGAGCGCTGCGCCGCCGCGGCCCGGCGGGTGCGGCCCGGCTTCGCGGGCTCCGGCGCAGGTTCCTCGCCGGCGCCGGCCGTCCGGGCGCGTCTGCGCTTCGGGACCGCGGTCTCGGCCGCCGGGACCTCGGCGATCTCGCTCGCCTCCGGCGCCGCGGGGGCCTTGCGGGACCGGGTCACGCGCCGCTTGGGTGCCGCCTCGACGGCGGGCTCGGCGTCGACCGCCGGCGCCGGTTCGGGCGCATGACCGCGGGCCGGCGCGACCGGCAGCGCCCCGGCGGCGGCGGGCGGCCGGAGCGCCTCGCCCGTGTCCGGCCGCCCGGGCGCCGGCCCGGACTTCGCAGCCTTGGCGGATTTGCGGTTCTTGGGTTTTCGGGCCGCGAGGCGACGTGCGGCGCGGCGATCCGCCGGACCACCCGCCCTGGCCTTCTTCTTCATGATGTCGAGCGGCACTTTCATGCCACATCGGCAGCACGCCGCCATGACCTTGGCAAGAGGCCTCGTGCGCACGCGGGCGCCGGTCCCCGCTCTTCGCTCGGTGCGCGCCGCGACCGGCCCGGCACGCCCTTGCGGCGCCGCGAAGCGATTGCGCGACGGCGCAAATCGCGGCATCGATAGGCCCATGTCCAAAGCCCGCTCGCGCCACGCGGCCCTGCCGCTCGCCGAACTCATCGGCTCCCTGGTCACGCCCGCCTGCCGGCGGCGCGGGATCGCCAGCGCCGCGCTGATGCTGGATCCGGCCGACATCTTCGGCGAGCGCTTCGCCAAGGCCGCCGCCATCGAGCGGATCGTCTGGCCGAAGGGCTCACGGCTCGACGAGCAGTCCTCGCACGGCGCGACGCTCATCGTGCGGGCCGACGCGGCCGCCGCCATTGCGCTGCAGCACACCGCCCCGCAGGTCATCGAGCGCGTCAACGTCATGATCGGCTGGCCGGCGATCGCCCGGCTGCGCGTCACCCAGGTGCGCGGCCGCGCCCACCGCGAGCCGGCCTACCTCACCCCGGTGCCGCCGCCGCAGCCCCCGCGCGACGAGGCGCGTGCCGCCGCCATCGCCGAGGCCATGCAGAACGTCGAACACCCACAATTGAAGGCCGCATTGTCGCGGTTGGGGGCGAGTATCGAGACGCGCAGTTTATCCCAGCGTCGAAAGCCCACATAAGGGGGCGAGGATCAGAAGGGATATGTCTATGATCACCCGCCGCCACTTCGCTGCGATGACGTTGGCTCTGCCGCTCGCCGCGACGTCGCTCAACCTCGCCTTTGCGCAGGACGCCGCCCCCGCCGAGAAGGCCCCGGCCGAACCGCCGGCCGACATCGTCCTTGGCAGCGATGACGCCCCGGTGACCATCGTCGAGTATGCCTCGATGACGTGCCCGCACTGCGCGGCCTTCCACAATGGTCCGTTCAAGGACCTCAAGAAGGACTACATCGACACCGGCAAGGTGAAGTTCATCCTGCGCGAGTTCCCGCTCGACCGCCTGGCGCTGGCCGTGGCGGTCCTCGCCCGCTGCAAGCCGGAGAAGTACTACGACATCGTCGACCTCTATTTCGAGCAGCAGCAGCTCTGGGCGACCAACGACGACCCCGTCAGCAAGATGTTCTCGCTCGCCCAGCAGGCCGGCTTCTCCCGCGAGGAGTTCGAGGCCTGCCTCAACAACCGCGAGCTCTTGGAAGGCATCTACGCCAACCGCACGCGCGGCGAGCAGGACGGCGTGACGGGCACCCCGACTCTCTTCATCGACGGCGAGAAGTACGAGGGCGAGCGCACCATCGCGGCGCTCCGTGAAGTGCTCGACCCTAAAATCGACTCCTGATCGAGCGATTCGTAAAGCGCTGACGGACAACGGGAAACTGTTGTCCCCGGCTGCATCGCAAGACGGCGCGCGGGGATCACCGAAGCCGGGGAGAACCCGCGCAAGGTCTTGTTAACCCTTCATCAAGCAGGCTCAGAGGGACGCTCTTGACGGGGCGTAACCCTTGAAAAGCCAGGTGTGATGAAGTTCGATCGACTGCGCCTAATCGGGTTCAAATCGTTCGTCGAACCGACGGACGTCCTGATCGAGCCGGGCCTGACCGGCGTGGTCGGCCCGAACGGCTGCGGCAAGTCGAACCTCGTCGAGGCGCTGCGCTGGGTGATGGGCGAGTCGTCCTACAAGTCCGTGCGCGGCTCCTCGATGGACGACGTCATCTTCGCCGGCTCGGGCCGCCGGCCGACGCGCGACACCGCCGAGGTGACGCTGTTCCTGGACAACCAGGACCGCACCGCGCCCGCCGAGATCAACAACGCCGACCATCTGGAAGTCTCCCGCCGCATCAACCGCGGCGTCGGGTCGGACTATCGCGTCAACGGCAAGCTGGTGCGGGCGCGCGACGTCCAGCTCCTCTTCGCCGACGCGGCGACGGGCTCGCGCTCGCCCTCGATGGTGCGTCAGGGGCAGGTGGCCGAGCTGATCGCCGCGAAGCCGACCGACCGGCGCAACGTCCTGGAAGAGGCCGCCGGCATCTCGGGCCTCCGGGCGCGCAAGCACGAGGCGGCGCTGAAGCTGAACGCCGCCGAACAGAACCTGTCGCGCGTCGAGGACGTCGCCGGCGAGGTGGAGCGGCAGATGGAGACGCTGCGGCGCCAGGCCAAGCAGGCCCAGCGCTACCGCAAGATCTCCGAGGAGATCCGCACCCTCGAGGCGACGGTCCACCACCTTCGCTGGGTCGAGGCCCGCGCCGCGGTCCGCGACGGCGAGGCCGCGCTGACGTCGACGGCCGAGGCCGCGAAGACCGCCGCCGCGACCCAGGTCGGCACCGCCACCGAGGAGGCAGCCGCGCAGCACGCCCTCCCCGCGCTGCGCGAGGCGGAGGCGGCGGCGTCGACCGAGCGGCAGAAGCTCGCGGCCGCGATCGCCGCGCTCGACGCGAAGGACCGCGAGATCGCCGACAAGCTGTCCTCGTTGAAGCGGCAGGCCGAGGCGCTCGCCGCCGACCTGGAGCGACAGGACAAGACGAAGGGCGACGCCGCCGCGGCGGTCCTGCGCCTCGAGCAGGAAGAGGCCGAGCTCACCCGCGCCAATGCCGGGGCCGAGGAGCGGATCGCCGAGCGCGAGAGCGCCGCCGAGGAGGCCGAGGCCGCTGCCGACGACGCCGACCGGGCCGCCGTCACGGCGACCGAGCGCGCCGCGACCGTCCTCGCCGCGCGCGCCTCGCTGGACCAGTCCTACGCCCGCGCCTCCGCCGAGGCGAAGAAGGCCGCGGAGACCGTCACGCGTGGCGAGGCGGACCTCTCCCGGGCCGGCAACAGCGACGCCGTCGCCAGGCGCAACGCGGCAGCCGATGCCGTGCGTGCCGCCGAGGAGGCCGAGGCCGAGGCCGCCTCCCGCGAGGCCGAAGCCTCCGACGCCGAGGCCGAGGCCCAGCACGTCGAAGCCGACATGCAGCGCGCAGAGGCCGACGCCGCCGCGGCGGTCGCCGACACCGAGGCCGCCCTCGCCCCCACAAGGGCCGCGGAGGCCGCCGCGCGGGAGGCGCTCGCCAGGGTGCTCTCCGAGATTTCGGGGCTCGAGACCGAGGCGAAGGCGCTGGAGCGCCTCACCGCCTCGCTGGGCCGCGCCGAGGACGCCGTCCTCGACGACTGCACCGTCGCGCCGGGCTACGAGGTCGCCTTCGCCGCCGCGCTCGGCGACGACCTGGAGGCGCCCGTCAGCGACAGCGCCCCCGCGCGCTGGGCCGCGACGCCGCCCGCCGGCGAGGACCCGCCGCTTCCGGCCGGCGCGACACCGCTGGCCCCGCATGTCAGCGCGCCCCCGGCCCTTGCCCGGCGCCTCGCGCAGGTGGGGCTCGTCCAGGACGGCGCACTCGCCGGTGCGCTGCTGCCGGGCCAGCGGCTCGTCACCCGCGACGGCGCCCTGTGGCGCTGGGACGGCTACGCGCGCGCCGCGGGAGCGCCCAGCGCGGCGGCCGAGCGCCTTGCCCAGAAGAACCGCCTCGCCGACCTCGCCCACGAAATCGACGCGCTGGCCCCGAAGCGGGAGGCCGCCGAAGCCGCCATCGAGGCCGCCGAGGAGGAAGTCGCCGCGGCCGCGGAGCGCGACACGGCCGCCCGCGCCGCGCTGGCGGCGGCCCGGCAGGATGTCGTCGAGGCCCGCAAGGCGCTCGCCGCCACGCGCTCGGCCCTCGGCGCGGCCCGCAACGCTCTCGCCGCCCAGCGCAAGGCCGTCGCCGCCGCCAAGGAGCGCCTCGCCGGCGCCGAGACCGCCGCGAAGGAGGCGGAGGCCGCCGAGGGACGCATCGCCGCGACGCTCGACGCCGCCCGCGCCACCGCGGAGAACGCCGAGGCCGCGCTGATCGAGGCGGAGGCCGCGCGCGAGGCCGCCTCCGACGGATCGGCGGAGACCTCCGACCGCGACTGCGCCAAGGCCGCAGCGCAGGAGGCCCGCCGCCGGGCCACCGAGGCCGCCAACGCCGCCGAGCAGGAGCGGCGCGCCGCCTACGGCCGGGCCCGGCGCCTCGAGCGCCTCGCGTCGGAGCTCGGCGACTGGCGCGCCCGCCTCACCGGCGCCGACAGCCACCGCACGGATCTGGAAGACCGCCTCGCCGCCATCCTCGAGGAGCGGGAGGCGCTGGCCGACGCGCCGACCGACACGCAGGAGGAACGCTACCGCCTGACCCGCGCCGCGAAGGCCGCCGAGGCGGCCGACGCCGCCGCACGCGAGGCCCGCGCCACGGGCGAAGCGCGCGAGCGCGCCGCAACGCAGGCCGCCCGCGACGCGCTGGCCGCCCTTTCCGCCGCGCGCGAGGCGTCCGGCCGGGCCGAGGAGCGCACCGTCGCCGCCCGCAACCGCCTCGCCGAGGTCGAGGCCGCGCTGGTCGAGGCGCTGGACGTGCAGCCGGCCGCGGCGATGGGCCTTGCCGGCCTCACCCCCTCCTCCGAGCTGCCGCCGCGGGCCGAGTCGGAGAAGCGGCTGGAGCGGCTGAAGGGCGAGCGCGAGCGGCTCGGCGGGGTAAACCTCTGCGCCGAGGACGAGCTGACGGAGATCGAAGCCCGCCAGGGCGCGATGATCGCCGAGCGCGACGACCTCGTCGCCGCCATCGAGAAGCTGCGCGTCGGCATCCGCGAGCTGAACGGCGAGGCCCGCCAGCGCCTTCTGGCGTCCTTCGACAACGTCAACGCCGAGTTCCAGCGGCTCTTCAAGCACCTCTTCAACGGCGGCGAAGCCCAGCTCGTCCTCACCGAGGCCGAGGACCCGCTCGATGCCGGTCTCGACATCATCGCCCGCCCGCCGGGCAAGAAGCCGCAGGTGCTGTCGCTGCTCTCCGGCGGCGAGCAGACGCTGACGGCGACCGCCCTCATCTTCGCGGTCTTCCTCACCAACCCGGCCCCGATCTGCGTCCTCGACGAGATCGACGCGCCGCTCGACGACGCCAACGTGGAGCGCTTCTGCAATCTCCTCGACGAGATGGCGAAGACCACCGAGACGCGCTTCCTCACCATCACCCACAACCCGATCACGATGGCGCGCATGCACCGCCTCTACGGCGTGACGATGGTGGAGAAGGGCGTCAGCCAGCTCGTCTCGGTGTCGCTCGAGGCGGCGGAGGAGCTGCGGGAGACGGCTTAGCGCGTCCTGCGCCCCTTCCGGGCGCGGGCGTTGTCGGCGCGAGACCCCGGCGCCTCAGCCCACCGGGGCGAACAGCCGCAGGAAGGCCGACCCGAGGAGCAGCGTGTAGCCGATCGCGAGGCATGTCTGGTCGATCGGGCGCCAGTCCTCGACGTTCTTGCGGTGGCGATCGATCAGCAGGCCCCGGGCGCGACGGCGAAAGTCGGTATCGTCCGCCGCCTCACGGTCGGCGGTCCGCAGCGCCTGCAGACGCCTGCGCCGGAAATTCAGCGACCATACCGGGACCGACAGGACCGCGACGCCGCAGAACGCCGCGAGGTTGAGCCACCAGCCGAACGCGGGCATCACGCCGCGGGTTCGAGCCTCAGCTCCGCCGGGATCTCCTCGGACGAGATCACCAGCGCCATGTGGCCGTCGCAGGCCTCGACGTAGCGCTCGATCGACTGCATCTGCGGGGTCGGGCCGGTCAGCGCCTCGAGCCGCGAGACGACCGACTGGGTCAGACCGGAGGCCTCGGCGACCTCCTTCTGCGTCATCCCGCGCGCGTCCCGGAGGTTGCGGAGCTGGATGGCGATCTCGCGCTTGTGAGCGTTCGCCTTCTGGTGCTCGACGACCTCGGGGCGGGCCGCGCGCAGGCGTTCGCGGAGGGATGGGGTCTTGCCGGTCATGATGCAGCCTCCCACAACGGGTTGATGAGACCGAGCTGCGTCACCGCGATGTCCCTGCCGCGGCTGCAGGCGTACTCCCCGCCCGGCAGCGTGCCGTGCACCGTACGCGGCCGGGTCCGGTCCGTCCGCCTGACGGACACGATCAGCCGGCGCTGGGCGCAGTCGGGCAGCGGGATGGCGTAGAGCTCGTGCCGCCCGGCGATCAGGCCGCACCAGTCCCTGACGCTCGGCTCGCGGTCCTCGAGCATGCCGATCATGGTGTCGAGACCGTCCGCGCACTTCAGCGGAAGGGTCCGGAACTCCTCCAGGATCGCGTCCTCGTACCCCGGCACGGGCAATACCTCGAATTGCGCCATCACAGCTCGTCTGGGTCAGAATATAGCAACTGTGCGATAATCGGCAAGTGAGGCGACCTCGTGGCACACGGTCCCGCACCAGCGCGGACGGGTCCGGACGGCCCCTTGTCCACCCTCCCGCGCCGGCGCGCGTCCGCCTATTCCGCGACCATGCGGCCTATGAGGACGGACGCCTGGCTTTCGCAGCCCATCTCCGCGAACCAGCGCAGGAGCTTGCCGGGCTCGCTCACGTCGCGGTCGTCCGGCAGCCGGCGCACCGTGAACCGCAGCGTCCGCTCGCCGCGGTCGATGTTGACGTAGCCGGCCGACAGCAGCCCCTCCGGCACCGCCAGCGTATGCGCGCCGGCCGGCCAGTCCAGCGCGACGGGCGCCACCAGGGGGTTGCGCGCGGTGACGTGCTCCTCGCGCGTGGCGTCGGCGCGGAAGAGGCGCAGCTCGCCGTCGATGCAGCTCGTCCCCGCCTCCGCGACGTCCACTGCCCAGGCATTGGGCCGCGCCTCGGGCTCGGCGGGTGCGCCGGTCGCGGGCGTCGCCTCGAAGGCGCCGACGGTGCTCGTCGTGCCGCGGTGCCCGACCAGGATCGAGACCATCGACACCTCGTCCGGATCGCCGCCCCCGGCCCCGTCCACCGGCAGCGGACCGTCGTGCGGCCCCTCCAGGGTCAGCATCTCGCCGCGCTGCAGGTAGATGACGAGGTGCTCGCCCTCGTCCAGGTGGATCGAATCGCGGGAGGAGAAGATCGACCCGGTCTTCAGCCCGCTCCGCGCCGCCTCACCCTCCAGGACCGTCGCATCGGTCGCGAAGGCGGCGCCGGTCATGGCGAACAGCCACATCAGTATGGCGACAACACATGCTCTCATCACGACTTCCCCGGGCCAATGGACCGTGACGCTGTGCCTCGCGGACCCAGCGTCCTCTCAACTCCGCGCGATCAGATCGTCCACCGGTCCGGCCACCAGCCGAGCCGCGTGGACCGCGATCAGACGATCGGACGGCCGCTCGCCTGCCAGTGTCTTGAAGAGATCGCGAGCCCTCGCCTCCCCGTTCGCCATCGCCTCGTAGGCGGCGTCGTAGGTCGGGTCGGGCGCGTCGATCGGCTCGTAGCACGTGACCGGCTCGCGGCGTCCTTTTACCTCTATGCGACCCACAGGGCGAAATGCGCCTTCGGCCCGCCGCCGGGTGCGCTCCGAAACGAGGACGTGAGTGCCGACGCCATTGTTCGCCGACTCCAGCCGTGCCGCCACGTTAACACTGTCGCCGATGGCCGTGTAGTCGAAGAACCGGCGGCCGCCGAAGTTGCCGACGACCGCGAACCCGGTATGGACCCCGACCCGGGTAATGCCGAGCGCGATGCCCCTGTCACGCCACATGAGGCGCGATTCCTCGCAGTAGACGGCGAGCCGGCGGGCGCACTCCACCGCGCGCGAGGCCTGGTCGGGCTGGCGGTCCGGCGCGCCGAAGAACGCGACCAGCGCGTCGCCCACCAGCTTGTCGACCGTCCCCTCCGCCTCGAGCACGATGGAGATCATGCCGTCGAGGTAGGAGTTGAGGATCTCCGCCGTCGTCTCCGGCTCCAGCGTCTCGGCGAGCGCGGTGAAGCCCTGCAGGTCGGTGAAGATGTGCGTGACCTCACGCCGCTCGCCGCCGAGCTTGGGGTCCTCCTCCGCCTCCATGAGGCGGGTGACGACGCGCGGCGAGACATACTGGCCGAACATGTGGCGCAGCCGGTTCCGCTCCAGCCGGTCCCCCCGCCAGCGGTGCCCGAGCGTGCCTGCTCCGGCGAAGAGGAAGGAGAGGACCGGGGTCAGCATCGGCGGCGTCTCCACCGTCAGCGCGACGGTCGCCGCGGCGATGAGCCCGTAGAGCGCGATGCAGGCGAGCGCCGTCGCGATCGCCACCAGCGGCGCCAGCGGGCGCAGGCAGAGCCCCGCCACAGCGCCCACCACCGCCGAGAGGATCAGCGCCCAGGTCGGCAGCAGCTGCCGTTCGGTCCCCGCGAGGAGCTGGGAGAGGATGTGCGCGTGGACGACGACACCCGGGATGGTCCCCTTCTCCGCGCCGACCATCGCCGCACGCGGCGTCGCGTGCCGGTCACGCCCTTCGAGGTCGGCGCCGATGAGGACGTACTTGTCGCGGAACCAGGCGGGCGGCAGGCGGCCGACGAGGTGGGCGGCCGGCATGTTGAAACTGCCTTCCGCGTAGACGATCCGGCCGGCCGGCATGTCGTCCCGCTCGCCCGTCGCCCGGGTGAGCGCGAGGGCGAACGGCGGCGGGTCCGCGTCGCCCGGCAGGCGGCGGATGATGCCGTCCGCCCGGTCACGCAGGAGTGTCGCCTTGCCCCGCTGGCCCGGGAACGCGTCGGCGAACCGCACCTCCCGCTCCGTCAGCCCGTCGCTGCCGTCCCCGTAGGCGACGACGACCGGGCTGGACGCGCGCTCGACGGCGGCGCGCAGGGCGTCGTCCGCCGCCGGGGTCGTCGCCCGCTTGAAGAGGATGTCGAGACCGATCGCCGCCGGCCCCGCCGCGTCGAGCGTGGTGACGAGGTCGGCGAGAAACTCGCGGTCGACGGGGGAGATGTAGGGCAGCGTCTCGACCGTCTGCTGGTCGATCTTCACCACCACGATGCGGTCGCTGGCGGGCGGGGCGCGGAAGGCGAGGACGAAGTCGGCGAACGGTGTCTCGACGCGCTGGCCGATGAAGAGGCCGAGCAGCGTCGCCACCAGAGCGATGACGATGCGGGGCAGCGCACGGGCAAAGAGCCCGCGCTCCGTGCGCCGGCCGCGCCCCTCGGGCTCGCTCGCCGCCCCGTGACGCGTCAGCGATTCGTCGATCGCCTCGTCCAAGATCCGCTCGCCGCCCCTCGCGTTGCTCCGACGCCGCCGGGTCGGGCCCGCGGCGCATGTCGATCAGAGACAGAACGGCGGGGGCGAGGCAAGGCTACTGACTTCACGCCTTTGCCATTGTCGCGCGACGACGGGCGCGCAGACATCGTTTCGGTCCGCCCCTCACGCTCCCGGGCCGGGACCCGCGACGGGCTAGAGGCGCAGCTCGCGGCGCAGCTCGGTGCGCAGGACATCGAGGGGAACGAGGCCGGTGTCGGCCTCCACGTGCCAGTAGGTCCAGCCGTTGCAGCTCGACAGGTTGCGCACCGCGGCGCCGACCTTGTGGATCGACCCCTCGTAGTCGCCGGACCGGATCGAGCCGTCGACGCGCACGCGTGCCCGTGGGCCGTTGCGGCCGCCGACGAGCTCGTCCCCCGGCGCGACGCGCCCCGCCTCCACCAGGAGGCCGAACGGAATGCGCTTCGGCTTGCCCTCCGCGCCGACCTGGTCGAGGTCCTCGTGGGGCACGATGCGGGCGATGCGCCGCTGGGCGAGCTCGGCGTAGGCCGGATCCCGCTCGATGCCGACGAAATGGCGTCCGAGGCGGCGCGCCACGGCACCCGTGGTGCCCGTGCCGAAGAACGGGTCGAGCACCACGTCGCCCGGCTTGGACGACGCGAGCAGGATCCGGTTCAGCAGCGCCTCGGGCTTTTGCGTCGGATGCGCCTTCACGCCGTCGTCGCCGCGCAGGCGTTCCTGCCCGGTGCAGATCGGCAGCAGCCAGTCGGAGCGGTGCTGAAGGTCGTCGTTGAACGCCTTCAGGGACTTGTAGTTGAACGTGTAGTCCGTGCGGCTGGCGTCGGCGACGGCCCAGATCAGCGTCTCGTGCGCGTTGGTGAAGCGCCGGCCGCGGAAATTCGGCATCGGGTTGGTCTTCACCCACACGACGTCGTTCAGGATCCAGAACCCTTCGTCCTGCATCGCCGTGCCGACACGGAAGATGTTGTGGTAGCTGCCGATCACCCACAGCGTGCCGTTCGGCTTCAACGCGCGGCGCACGCCGGCGAGCCAGGCCCGGGTGAACTGGTCGTAAGCGGCGAAATCGGCGAACCGGTCCCACTCGGCCGACACGCCGTCGACCTTGGTCTGGTTCGGACGATAGAGCGCGTCCGACAGTTGCAGGTTATAGGGCGGGTCGGCGAACGCCACGTCCACGGACCCGGGCGCAATGCGTCCGAGCGCCGACAGGGCGTCGCCCACTAAAACCTGATCAAGAAGGGGCGGCCGAGACGCGCCCCGCGTCTCGGCCCGATGATCGCTCATTGCGACGCAGTACCCTCACGCAAATCGCATCCATTGATCTAGCCACAATGCGTGAAGGTCTGGTTAAGCGTCTTCGGTTCTTTCAGTTAACCCTAGTTAGGGATTTCGGCGGCGAGTCAGCGGCTTAGAACCCGTCTCGCCAGCCCCTCCGCGGGTTTGCGTCCTCCGGCGGCTCCTTCGGGGGCCGCCCCGGGCGCCACACTCATTAAAAATGAGGCGGCCCTTTCGGACCGCCTCATTCGCAAATCTCGCCATTTCGGAAGTGTCGGACCGGCGCGGCCGAATCAGCGGTGGACCGCCGAACCGGGGGACGCGCCGAACCGGGTCAGGCGGCCTCGTGGGAGATCGCCGGCAGGTCCGCCAGCAGGCCGGACGCCACCGCCATCCGCGAGATGGAGACGCGCCCGCCGCTGACGATGTCGTTGATCGCCCGCTGGGTCCGCGCGACGGTCGCCCCCCGCGCTTCGATCCACGCGTCCACCCGCTCGGCACCGGTTCCGGCCGTCGTGGTGCGCAGCACCTCCATGGCAAGGCTGCGGTGCGCGTCGGCGAGCGTGCGGCGCGCCCGGTCCAGCGCGAGGCCGTCATAGTAGTCGCCGATGTCGATGGAGCGGGCCGTCTCGTCGAGGCTGCGGATCTGGAAGCGGTCGTTCAGCGCGAAGAAGACCGAACCCGCCTCGGGGATCGAGACGCCGCACGCGGCCGCCACCACGACCACGTCGAGCGCGGCGGCGGCGACCGGCAGGCGTGCGAACGGGTAGGCCAGCTCGTGCGGCACGCCGTCCTCGACGAGGAGCGCGGCCTGCTGCTCGAGCT encodes:
- a CDS encoding helix-turn-helix domain-containing protein, giving the protein MTGKTPSLRERLRAARPEVVEHQKANAHKREIAIQLRNLRDARGMTQKEVAEASGLTQSVVSRLEALTGPTPQMQSIERYVEACDGHMALVISSEEIPAELRLEPAA
- a CDS encoding adenylate/guanylate cyclase domain-containing protein, translated to MDEAIDESLTRHGAASEPEGRGRRTERGLFARALPRIVIALVATLLGLFIGQRVETPFADFVLAFRAPPASDRIVVVKIDQQTVETLPYISPVDREFLADLVTTLDAAGPAAIGLDILFKRATTPAADDALRAAVERASSPVVVAYGDGSDGLTEREVRFADAFPGQRGKATLLRDRADGIIRRLPGDADPPPFALALTRATGERDDMPAGRIVYAEGSFNMPAAHLVGRLPPAWFRDKYVLIGADLEGRDRHATPRAAMVGAEKGTIPGVVVHAHILSQLLAGTERQLLPTWALILSAVVGAVAGLCLRPLAPLVAIATALACIALYGLIAAATVALTVETPPMLTPVLSFLFAGAGTLGHRWRGDRLERNRLRHMFGQYVSPRVVTRLMEAEEDPKLGGERREVTHIFTDLQGFTALAETLEPETTAEILNSYLDGMISIVLEAEGTVDKLVGDALVAFFGAPDRQPDQASRAVECARRLAVYCEESRLMWRDRGIALGITRVGVHTGFAVVGNFGGRRFFDYTAIGDSVNVAARLESANNGVGTHVLVSERTRRRAEGAFRPVGRIEVKGRREPVTCYEPIDAPDPTYDAAYEAMANGEARARDLFKTLAGERPSDRLIAVHAARLVAGPVDDLIARS
- a CDS encoding site-specific DNA-methyltransferase; protein product: MSDHRAETRGASRPPLLDQVLVGDALSALGRIAPGSVDVAFADPPYNLQLSDALYRPNQTKVDGVSAEWDRFADFAAYDQFTRAWLAGVRRALKPNGTLWVIGSYHNIFRVGTAMQDEGFWILNDVVWVKTNPMPNFRGRRFTNAHETLIWAVADASRTDYTFNYKSLKAFNDDLQHRSDWLLPICTGQERLRGDDGVKAHPTQKPEALLNRILLASSKPGDVVLDPFFGTGTTGAVARRLGRHFVGIERDPAYAELAQRRIARIVPHEDLDQVGAEGKPKRIPFGLLVEAGRVAPGDELVGGRNGPRARVRVDGSIRSGDYEGSIHKVGAAVRNLSSCNGWTYWHVEADTGLVPLDVLRTELRRELRL